A stretch of Oreochromis aureus strain Israel breed Guangdong linkage group 11, ZZ_aureus, whole genome shotgun sequence DNA encodes these proteins:
- the elp6 gene encoding elongator complex protein 6, with product MFTELNSILNATPDSFTQGEFILVSDRQSDASFLIHHFLSFYLRARCKVCFLGLVQSFSHYSAISQRLGVSLTQAREKGQLIFLEGLKESLSILIPQETTTGSQAMDFLRDPTVGLQRLYEFVRSSVSSGGGGEEGMEEWGPPVLLVDDVSVLLSLGVSAGAVLDFSHYCRATVCSQLQGNIVMLVRCHGEEAEDDGSDEGSEWLLKGLTHQCSLTLHVQGLPTGYCRDIHGQVEVCWRRRRGDGQHTQKKLFQYKVHDKGASFFAPGTSSAVL from the exons ATGTTTACAGAGCTCAACAGCATCCTGAACGCCACTCCTGACAGCTTCACTCAG GGGGAATTTATTTTAGTGTCTGACAGACAGAGCGATGCCTCTTTCCTCATTCACCACTTCCTGTCTTTCTACCTGCGAG CGCGATGCAAAGTGTGCTTTCTGGGTCTGGTGCAGTCCTTCAGTCACTACAGTGCAATCAGTCAAAGACTG GGTGTAAGTTTAACACAGGCAAGGGAAAAGGGTCAGCTGATTTTCCTAGAGGGCCTTAAGGAGTCGCTATCTATTTTGATTCCTCAAGAAACCACAACAGGAAGTCAAGCCATGGACTTCCTCAG AGATCCTACAGTTGGCCTGCAGAGGCTGTATGAGTTTGTGCGGTCCAGTGTGagcagtggtggtggtggggaggAAGGGATGGAAGAGTGGGGCCCTCCCGTTTTGCTGGTGGATGACGTCAGTGTGCTGTTGAGTCTGGGGGTCAGCGCTGGAGCCGTGCTGGACTTCAGCCACTACTGCAGAGCCACAGTCTGCTCTCAGCTACAG GGGAACATAGTGATGCTGGTACGCTGTCACGGAGAAGAAGCGGAGGATGATGGAAGTGATGAGGGATCAGAGTGGCTCCTCAAGGGCCTGACCCACCAGTGCAGCCTCACTCTTCATGTACAGGGTCTCCCAACTGGCTACTGCAGGGACATACACGGTCag GTGGAGGTTTGTTGGAGAAGGAGACGAGGCGATGGGCAGCACACACAGAAGAAGCTTTTTCAGTACAAGGTCCACGATAAAGGAGCCTCCTTCTTTGCTCCTGGGACATCCAGTGCCGTTCTCTAG